Genomic window (Nicotiana sylvestris chromosome 7, ASM39365v2, whole genome shotgun sequence):
TCCCCTACTTGACTTGTTAAAGCCACTAATCAAGTGAAAATAAGTATTCCTGTTAGTAACCCTATCCAATCTGCTGAGCTCTCCATGTACCAAGTATCCATCTTCCACCCTGCTGGCCCTACATAAGGCTGATATGAACTTGTTGTAGGTCGAGTCACTGGGCATGCAATTCCGGTCTAGAGCAGCAAGAACCAACTCTTTCACTCTATCGAGCTTCCCTTCTCTGCAAAGAGCATCAGCAATAATAGAAAATGTCCTCCTACCAGGGAAATAACCTTGTTCAATGGCATTCTTCAGCACGAAATACGCTCCATCAACGCTTGCATCACCTAATAGAGTATTTATCAGATAGTTATAGGTCATACTACTTACAGAGAGTCCAAATTCAGCTCTCGAATCATACAACTCCAAGGCAATATCAGCCATCCCCACCTTGCAGAAGAAGCACAAAGTTACATTCATGGTGACATCGTCAGGTACTATATCTTGATCCTTCATGTCCATCAACAAGTCATAAACCTGCTCTAACCTGTTCTCTCTTAAAAGCCGACACACTAAGCTGTTATAGCGAAATACATCAGGAACATACCCATCAAATAGTTTCTTGCCTTTCAGAAATTCTACTGCCTCACTTAGCTCCCCGGCCTGAGCAAGGTCCTTAATCCACACACTATATGCCTGTTCCATCGGAACCAAACCAGACTCTCTAAAATCGCGCACCAAACTTGCGGCTCTCATAAACTGCTTACTTTTACACAAAGCATCCACAAGATTAGCCACCACAATGCCACTCAACCCTACCCCTCCATTTCTCAACAACCCTCTAAGATACTCCTCAGCTCGATCCAGCTCCGTTTGCTGGCAAAGACTCTTAACGAATATAGCATGTGTTATCGAATCCTCAAAACCCCTAAACTTAATCTGCTTCAAAACCATCTCAAACGCATCATAAAAACCATCCTCCACCAATGCATTAAGCAACACATGATAAGCAAACGCATCCAAATCAACACCCTGAAAACGCATTCTACCGAACAGTTGGAGTGCAAGCTCAGGTTTGCCAGCCACGGCATACCCAATAACCAAAGTGTTGTAAAATCTCGCTTTATGAAAATACCTTTGCTTCATATACTTATCCAAAAACTCAACCATCAAAGACATCAACTTTGCCTTCGACAAAATCTTAAAAATGGCATTAAACGTCGCCCGGGTATGATGAAAACCCAGCTGTCGACCCGCCCAATCAAAGAACTTCAAACAGGATAAAACATCCTTGTTTTTCTCGTAATTTAATACGTCAAGAACCAACGCCTCGGAAAGTCTAAGGTTAAATCGAGACAGTGATATATCAGCTGTAATATCATCTTGT
Coding sequences:
- the LOC104236133 gene encoding pentatricopeptide repeat-containing protein At1g71210, mitochondrial — translated: MLLTIRQARQKTRALFNHPLYVLYSTNIPPPAANSIPAYPFLPSPVSVSSSNVLSTSRTIELHPKDVVLSLKEWFMSRKNPVFDRIFEILKTQDDITADISLSRFNLRLSEALVLDVLNYEKNKDVLSCLKFFDWAGRQLGFHHTRATFNAIFKILSKAKLMSLMVEFLDKYMKQRYFHKARFYNTLVIGYAVAGKPELALQLFGRMRFQGVDLDAFAYHVLLNALVEDGFYDAFEMVLKQIKFRGFEDSITHAIFVKSLCQQTELDRAEEYLRGLLRNGGVGLSGIVVANLVDALCKSKQFMRAASLVRDFRESGLVPMEQAYSVWIKDLAQAGELSEAVEFLKGKKLFDGYVPDVFRYNSLVCRLLRENRLEQVYDLLMDMKDQDIVPDDVTMNVTLCFFCKVGMADIALELYDSRAEFGLSVSSMTYNYLINTLLGDASVDGAYFVLKNAIEQGYFPGRRTFSIIADALCREGKLDRVKELVLAALDRNCMPSDSTYNKFISALCRASRVEDGYLVHGELSRLDRVTNRNTYFHLISGFNKSSRGDIAARLLIEMQEKGHSPDRRLYRAVICCLCQMEDPEKLFYSLLEVQLSRHEPSCLIYNYFIDGAGHAGKAELARDVYEMMKRNGITPNLQSDILILQSYLKAGKIADALNYFRDLSNRSSLGRKLWNTMIVGLCKANKPENAWNMFWEMRSTVLRPSMECYEELVKLLCSQRDYYKAILLVEDLMQVGRQMSSFIGNVLLLHSLQTPRVFSAWMHSRDLRNMKDHSLALGELIKTFSGGSNLDGDILEMEELIRQCFPLDVYTYNLLLRKLTISEMDLACKYFDRLCKKGYEPNRWTYDTLVHGFLKVGRSSEARKWMEEMFSKGFDLTEATKTFV